Proteins co-encoded in one Papaver somniferum cultivar HN1 chromosome 5, ASM357369v1, whole genome shotgun sequence genomic window:
- the LOC113279475 gene encoding uncharacterized protein LOC113279475, which translates to MPMHSLDCPRCSDPQKTIMHALITCTFASRVWFISDFNINTQFFQNKSFIDWILFRFIDPQSKLSEDNQSLFVAILWSLWTSRNNFIFQNINENHTTVLARSRVMLLTRKTSLTISAITSVSICDKWRPPSFGWIKCNIDGAFDDISGATGAGYVMRDFSRKATFCASLVFEEHFAEEAEARAIWAVLKKSFEQQLTHIIIESDAKSLLDQFSAGNLDGDSRTDAIFKDIHFFSSKLTAFTLSFQPRYCNSVAHELALWEKTNNSTMYWSTPPVWILPTIEEDY; encoded by the coding sequence atgcctatgcataGTTTGGACTGTCCTAGGTGTTCTGATCCTCAGAAAACTATTATGCATGCTCTGATCACTTGTACCTTTGCTAGTAGAGTCTGGTTCATCTCTGATTTCAACATAAACActcaattttttcaaaacaagTCTTTTATTGATTGGATTCTATTCCGGTTTATTGATCCTCAATCTAAACTCTCTGAGGATAACCAAAGTCTCTTTGTGGCTATCTTATGGTCTCTTTGGACCAGTAGaaacaatttcatcttccaaaacattaATGAAAACCATACTACTGTCTTAGCTAGATCCAGAGTTATGCTCCTCACTAGGAAAACTAGTTTGACTATCTCTGCTATTACTTCTGTCAGTATTTGTGATAAATGGAGGCCCCCCTCTTTTGGCTGGATTAAATGCAATATTGATGGTGCCTTTGATGATATTTCTGGAGCAACTGGTGCAGGGTATGTGATGCGAGACTTCTCAAGAAAAGCAACCTTTTGTGCATCCTTAGTCTTTGAAGAACATTttgctgaagaagctgaagcaagagcCATCTGGGCAGTACTGAAGAAATCTTTTGAGCAACAGTTAACTCATATCATCATAGAAAGTGATGCGAAATCTCTTCTCGACCAATTTTCAGCTGGGAATTTAGATGGGGATTCACGTACGGATGCTATCTTTAAAGAcattcacttcttttcttctaaaTTAACTGCCTTTACTTTGAGTTTCCAACCTCGTTATTGTAACTCTGTAGCTCATGAGCTCGCCCTATGGGAAAAGACAAACAATTCTACCATGTACTGGTCTACCCCTCCTGTTTGGATTCTACCAACAATTGAGGAGGActattag